The Nocardiopsis dassonvillei subsp. dassonvillei DSM 43111 genome contains a region encoding:
- a CDS encoding DUF4333 domain-containing protein: protein MRQTGRRRVITGTALGAVSLLLSTGCSFEFSIGGPDAVGAEQVAERSSEMLAEEVGQTPDGFTCPEDLPAEVGAEIRCELTADGQTLGVTVTTTSVDGDDVQWDVEVDDAQVAEDAAGDGAGEDTGGGAGGDGGTAASDGGVPAEQVAQQSAAQLEAVVGRAPEDFSCPQGLPAEVGAEIRCNLVDGGMNYGVTITTTSVDGDDVQWDIEVDDQPL, encoded by the coding sequence ATGCGGCAGACCGGACGCCGTCGAGTCATCACCGGAACGGCACTGGGCGCGGTCTCCCTGCTTCTGTCCACCGGCTGTTCGTTCGAGTTCAGCATCGGCGGCCCCGACGCAGTCGGCGCCGAACAGGTCGCCGAGCGGTCGAGCGAGATGCTGGCCGAGGAGGTGGGCCAGACCCCCGACGGCTTCACCTGCCCCGAGGACCTCCCCGCGGAGGTGGGCGCCGAGATCCGCTGTGAGCTCACCGCCGACGGCCAGACCCTCGGAGTGACCGTCACGACCACCTCCGTCGACGGCGACGACGTCCAGTGGGACGTCGAGGTCGACGACGCCCAGGTCGCCGAGGACGCCGCCGGGGACGGCGCGGGCGAGGACACCGGCGGGGGCGCCGGTGGGGACGGAGGTACCGCCGCGAGCGACGGGGGCGTCCCCGCCGAGCAGGTCGCCCAGCAGTCGGCAGCGCAGTTGGAGGCGGTGGTCGGCCGGGCCCCCGAGGACTTCTCCTGCCCCCAGGGCCTCCCCGCGGAGGTGGGCGCCGAGATCCGCTGCAACCTCGTGGACGGGGGCATGAACTACGGCGTGACCATCACGACCACCTCGGTCGACGGCGACGACGTCCAGTGGGACATCGAGGTCGACGACCAGCCCCTGTAA
- a CDS encoding winged helix-turn-helix domain-containing protein has protein sequence MNDSAPRDSETPSQCPGRAPDPFAHAATLDARSLRGLAHPLRIRVLNLLQQRGPATGKTVSEWLDVSSASASYHLRQLEAHGFIEEDPSLGTSRERWWRSRHKGFRFPEHLDTDEPELSAAVRMALAASWSEELASAVNLWAAQPEGWREAQVMSGRRTELTLEELSAFREEVRALFDRYTRETGAPGSRPVHVQFAAFPDPEDRGPDVEGDDGATGTGT, from the coding sequence ATGAACGACTCCGCCCCCCGCGACAGCGAGACCCCCTCCCAGTGCCCGGGCCGCGCCCCCGACCCCTTCGCCCATGCGGCGACCCTCGACGCCCGCTCCCTCCGCGGGCTGGCCCACCCCCTGCGCATCCGCGTCCTCAACCTCCTCCAGCAGCGGGGGCCCGCCACCGGCAAGACCGTCTCGGAGTGGCTGGACGTCTCCTCCGCCTCGGCCAGCTACCACCTGCGGCAGCTGGAGGCGCACGGGTTCATCGAGGAGGACCCCTCCCTGGGCACCTCGCGGGAGCGCTGGTGGCGCTCCAGGCACAAGGGATTCCGCTTCCCCGAGCACCTGGACACCGACGAGCCCGAGCTAAGCGCCGCCGTGCGCATGGCCCTGGCCGCCAGCTGGAGCGAGGAACTGGCCTCGGCCGTCAACCTGTGGGCGGCCCAGCCCGAGGGCTGGCGCGAGGCCCAGGTCATGTCCGGGCGGCGCACGGAGCTGACCCTGGAGGAACTCTCCGCCTTCCGGGAGGAGGTCCGCGCGCTCTTCGACCGCTACACGCGCGAGACCGGCGCCCCCGGCAGCCGACCGGTGCACGTCCAGTTCGCCGCCTTCCCCGACCCCGAGGACAGGGGCCCGGACGTGGAGGGGGACGACGGGGCGACGGGGACGGGCACGTGA
- a CDS encoding flavin-dependent oxidoreductase: MTSADGADIVIVGAGIGGLATALALHSHGISATVLETAEEIRPLGVGINVQPAAIAELTALGLGDALAATGIPTREHLYLDHRGTTLWNEPRGVAAGNEYPQYSIHRGELQLLLLEAVRERLGPGAVRTGLRLDSFEQTATGVRALARDQSGGAAEVTGAALVGADGLHSRVRAQLHPDRTALSGGGVHMWRGLTELDGFLDGRTMIVANDEHSARLVAYPISARHAARGRALLNWVCLVPSPGLSVDADWDDNGRIEELAPHYAHWDFGWLDVPGVLARSERILQYPMVDRDPLEHWGEGRTTLLGDAAHLMYPIGANGASQAVLDAAALAAELGTGGDVEAALRRYEDVRLPATNEIVRANRRMDRSERSMAGRTDREKSTLLEAVTDDYREAVERRLDNGGLDTSGARAR, from the coding sequence ATGACCTCAGCCGATGGTGCCGACATCGTGATCGTCGGCGCTGGGATCGGAGGGCTGGCCACAGCCCTCGCCCTGCACTCCCACGGAATCAGCGCCACCGTTCTGGAAACCGCCGAGGAGATCCGTCCGCTCGGGGTCGGCATCAACGTCCAGCCCGCGGCGATCGCCGAGCTGACCGCCCTCGGCCTCGGCGACGCGCTCGCCGCGACGGGCATCCCCACCCGGGAACACCTCTACCTCGACCACAGGGGCACCACCCTCTGGAACGAACCCCGCGGCGTGGCGGCGGGCAACGAGTACCCGCAGTACTCGATCCACCGCGGTGAACTCCAACTGCTCCTGCTGGAGGCCGTCCGCGAGCGTCTGGGCCCCGGCGCGGTCCGCACCGGCCTGCGCCTTGACTCCTTCGAGCAGACCGCGACGGGCGTGCGCGCCCTGGCCCGCGACCAGTCCGGCGGAGCCGCGGAGGTCACGGGAGCGGCGTTGGTCGGCGCGGACGGGCTGCACTCGCGCGTCCGCGCGCAGCTCCACCCCGACCGCACCGCCCTGTCCGGCGGAGGCGTCCACATGTGGCGGGGCCTGACCGAGCTGGACGGCTTCCTGGACGGGCGCACCATGATCGTCGCCAACGACGAGCACTCCGCCAGGCTCGTCGCGTACCCGATCTCGGCCCGCCACGCGGCGCGCGGCCGCGCACTGCTCAACTGGGTGTGCCTGGTGCCCTCCCCCGGTCTGTCCGTCGACGCGGACTGGGACGACAACGGGCGCATCGAGGAACTCGCCCCGCACTACGCGCACTGGGACTTCGGCTGGCTCGACGTCCCCGGCGTGCTCGCCCGCAGCGAGCGGATCCTCCAGTACCCCATGGTGGACCGGGACCCCCTGGAGCACTGGGGCGAGGGCCGCACGACCCTGCTCGGGGACGCGGCCCACCTGATGTACCCCATCGGGGCCAACGGCGCGTCCCAGGCCGTCCTCGACGCGGCGGCCCTCGCCGCCGAGTTGGGGACCGGTGGCGACGTGGAGGCGGCGCTGCGGCGCTACGAGGACGTGCGGCTCCCCGCGACCAACGAGATCGTCCGGGCCAACCGCAGGATGGACCGCTCGGAGCGCTCGATGGCGGGGCGGACGGACCGGGAGAAGAGCACCCTGCTGGAGGCGGTCACCGACGACTACCGTGAGGCGGTCGAGCGGCGGCTGGACAACGGGGGCCTGGACACCTCGGGCGCCCGCGCCCGCTGA
- a CDS encoding WD40 repeat domain-containing protein: MKPSRPLLALTMGTLLLLPAGAAAAAPASPAAEADHARVVSEQPVQWTPHVLDGAVKDILRVGDTILVAGSFTRVGQTEGGRAHDLPHLFAFEHGTGRILHGFEPEVDGTVTTLAPGPDGTVIAGGDFGSVDGEPADGLARLSVDDGDPVPEFGAVVDGGRVQRIASDGEHLYVGGSFSGVNGVEQPTLVRLDSGSGEVDTGFTPDVSDARQGVLKVQELALSPDGRRLAVNGSFTRIDGHERHQIAMMDTASGSVTPWSTSAYEEPCDYEELHTYMRRMAFSPDGSYFAVVTAGGPYVRPGLCKSVARFENTDTPGSEPTWSNKTGGDSLYSVEITSAAVYVGGHQRWMDNPEGALNPGPGSVAREGIAAVDPETGKALPWNPGRARGHGVEAMLATSDGLYVGSDTERLADEYHARLGMFPLS; this comes from the coding sequence GTGAAACCCAGCCGCCCGCTGCTCGCCCTGACGATGGGCACGCTGCTCCTACTCCCCGCCGGGGCCGCGGCCGCGGCGCCCGCCTCCCCCGCCGCAGAGGCCGACCACGCGCGCGTGGTCAGCGAACAGCCCGTGCAGTGGACGCCGCACGTCCTGGACGGCGCGGTCAAGGACATCCTGCGCGTCGGCGACACCATCCTCGTCGCCGGAAGCTTCACGCGGGTCGGCCAGACCGAGGGGGGCCGCGCCCACGACCTGCCCCACCTGTTCGCGTTCGAGCACGGCACCGGTCGGATCCTCCACGGGTTCGAACCGGAGGTGGACGGCACCGTCACCACGCTGGCCCCCGGCCCCGACGGGACGGTGATCGCGGGCGGGGACTTCGGCTCGGTGGACGGCGAGCCCGCCGACGGGCTGGCCCGGCTGTCGGTGGACGACGGCGACCCGGTGCCGGAGTTCGGCGCCGTCGTCGACGGTGGCCGCGTCCAGCGCATCGCCAGCGACGGCGAGCACCTGTACGTGGGCGGCAGCTTCTCGGGGGTGAACGGCGTGGAGCAGCCCACGCTGGTCCGTCTCGACTCCGGGTCCGGCGAGGTGGACACCGGCTTCACACCCGACGTGTCCGACGCGCGCCAGGGCGTGCTGAAGGTCCAGGAGCTGGCGCTGAGCCCGGACGGGCGGCGGCTGGCCGTCAACGGCTCCTTCACCAGGATCGACGGTCACGAGCGGCACCAGATCGCCATGATGGACACCGCGAGCGGCTCGGTCACACCGTGGTCCACGTCCGCCTACGAGGAGCCCTGCGACTACGAGGAGCTGCACACCTACATGCGGCGGATGGCCTTCTCCCCGGACGGCTCCTACTTCGCGGTGGTGACGGCGGGCGGCCCGTACGTCAGGCCGGGCCTGTGCAAGTCCGTCGCGCGCTTCGAGAACACCGACACCCCGGGCTCGGAGCCCACCTGGAGCAACAAGACCGGCGGCGACTCGCTGTACTCGGTGGAGATCACGTCGGCGGCGGTGTACGTGGGCGGACACCAGCGCTGGATGGACAACCCCGAGGGCGCGCTCAACCCGGGGCCCGGCTCGGTGGCGCGCGAGGGCATCGCGGCCGTGGACCCCGAGACCGGCAAGGCCCTGCCGTGGAACCCCGGCCGGGCGCGCGGCCACGGCGTGGAGGCGATGCTGGCCACCTCCGACGGGCTGTACGTGGGCAGCGACACCGAGCGCCTCGCCGACGAGTACCACGCCCGGCTGGGGATGTTCCCGCTCTCCTGA
- a CDS encoding PhzA/PhzB family protein, whose amino-acid sequence MPENFEFPADGDEAAIRKHNRDVVETYMNTRGQDRLKRHLLFTEEGVGGLWTNDTGEPIVIRGRNRLAEHAVWSLKCFPDWVWTNIQIFETQDPNFFWVECDGEGAIRFEGYPEGHYTNHFLHSFRFEEGKIAQQREFMNPFDQLRALGIPVPTIRREGIPT is encoded by the coding sequence ATGCCCGAAAACTTTGAGTTTCCTGCGGACGGTGACGAGGCCGCGATCCGGAAACACAACCGTGACGTGGTGGAAACATACATGAACACGAGAGGGCAGGATCGGCTGAAGCGTCACCTCCTCTTCACCGAAGAAGGTGTCGGAGGGCTCTGGACCAATGACACCGGAGAGCCTATCGTCATCCGTGGCCGGAATCGCCTCGCCGAACACGCGGTCTGGTCGCTGAAATGCTTCCCCGACTGGGTCTGGACCAATATCCAGATCTTCGAGACGCAGGACCCCAACTTCTTCTGGGTGGAATGCGACGGCGAGGGAGCCATCCGTTTCGAGGGTTACCCCGAGGGTCACTACACGAACCACTTCCTGCACTCCTTCCGTTTCGAGGAGGGGAAGATCGCGCAGCAGAGGGAGTTCATGAACCCCTTCGACCAGCTCCGTGCTCTGGGTATCCCCGTTCCCACGATCAGGCGTGAGGGAATCCCGACCTGA
- a CDS encoding pectate lyase family protein — protein MRRLALPLSAVLVMTAVAPVQAAPDVGRQVLPEGDGWASAGGGTTGGADASPENVFRVSTAQEFREAVSGDEPKIVYVEGLIDANTAPDGTPLSCGDYAVDGYTLEGYLAAYDPGVWGWQDPSGPLEEAREASADAQAERIRVEVGSNTTVVGAGDGAEITGMSIRVVGARNVILRNLTLSDTHDCFPGWDPGDGGEGNWNSEYDHLEVSGSTNVWIDHNTFDDGDNPGSELPEYFGRRYEVHDGLLDIVRASDLVTVSYNHFDGRDKAILVGNSDGRTTDRGYLRTTWHHNHFDSLGQRAPRVRYGQVHVYNNHYTVATDLYQYSLGVGFESHLYAENNLFDLHDGITAGEIVGNWGGTDIVEHGNAVMEDGRGRVTEVDLVRAHNEAYPDQALGTDLTWVPQFSTRVEPVHAVRGVPREAGAGVL, from the coding sequence ATGCGCAGGCTCGCACTCCCTCTGAGCGCGGTGTTGGTGATGACCGCTGTCGCGCCCGTCCAGGCGGCGCCCGACGTGGGCAGGCAGGTCCTGCCCGAGGGCGACGGCTGGGCCTCGGCCGGAGGCGGGACGACGGGAGGCGCGGACGCCTCCCCGGAGAACGTCTTCCGCGTCTCCACGGCGCAGGAGTTCCGCGAGGCGGTGAGCGGGGACGAGCCCAAGATCGTCTACGTCGAGGGTCTCATCGACGCGAACACGGCGCCGGACGGCACGCCCCTGTCGTGCGGGGACTACGCCGTGGACGGCTACACGCTGGAGGGCTACCTGGCCGCCTACGACCCCGGGGTGTGGGGCTGGCAGGACCCCAGCGGCCCGCTGGAGGAGGCCCGCGAGGCCTCTGCCGACGCCCAGGCGGAGCGGATCCGGGTGGAGGTCGGCTCCAACACGACCGTGGTCGGGGCCGGGGACGGCGCCGAGATCACCGGGATGAGCATCCGGGTGGTCGGCGCGCGCAACGTCATCCTGCGCAACCTCACCCTGTCCGACACGCACGACTGCTTCCCCGGCTGGGACCCCGGCGACGGCGGCGAGGGCAACTGGAACTCCGAGTACGACCACCTGGAGGTCTCCGGCTCCACGAACGTGTGGATCGACCACAACACGTTCGACGACGGCGACAACCCGGGCTCGGAGCTGCCGGAGTACTTCGGACGCCGCTACGAGGTGCACGACGGCCTGCTGGACATCGTGCGCGCCAGCGACCTGGTGACGGTGTCGTACAACCACTTCGACGGCCGGGACAAGGCGATCCTGGTGGGCAACAGCGACGGCCGCACCACCGACCGCGGGTACCTGCGCACCACCTGGCACCACAACCACTTCGACAGCCTGGGCCAGCGCGCGCCCCGCGTGCGCTACGGGCAGGTGCACGTCTACAACAACCACTACACGGTGGCCACGGACCTGTACCAGTACAGCCTGGGGGTGGGCTTCGAGTCGCACCTGTACGCGGAGAACAACCTGTTCGACCTGCACGACGGCATCACGGCCGGGGAGATCGTCGGCAACTGGGGCGGCACCGACATCGTGGAGCACGGGAACGCGGTGATGGAGGACGGCCGCGGGCGCGTCACGGAGGTGGACCTGGTGCGGGCGCACAACGAGGCCTACCCCGACCAGGCGCTGGGCACCGACCTGACCTGGGTGCCGCAGTTCTCCACGCGGGTGGAGCCGGTGCACGCGGTCCGCGGCGTGCCGCGCGAGGCGGGCGCCGGGGTGCTCTGA
- a CDS encoding antibiotic biosynthesis monooxygenase family protein, which translates to MSETVIRANDGLAVLVNVFEVEKEKQQQLVDVLNEGTEKVMKNRPGFVSVNILASLDGTKVINLAQWNSPADIQATMADPEAQAYGKKAAALATPAPGVYSVVSTHHA; encoded by the coding sequence ATGAGTGAAACCGTTATTCGCGCAAACGACGGCCTCGCCGTCCTCGTCAACGTCTTCGAGGTGGAGAAGGAGAAGCAGCAGCAGCTCGTCGACGTCCTCAACGAGGGCACCGAGAAGGTCATGAAGAACCGCCCCGGGTTCGTGTCGGTGAACATCCTGGCCAGCCTGGACGGGACCAAGGTCATCAACCTGGCCCAGTGGAACAGCCCGGCGGACATCCAGGCGACCATGGCCGACCCCGAGGCCCAGGCCTACGGCAAGAAGGCCGCCGCGCTGGCCACCCCGGCGCCCGGCGTGTACTCGGTGGTCTCGACCCACCACGCCTGA
- a CDS encoding BldC family transcriptional regulator, translated as MKVERASERLLTPGEVASLFRVDPKTVTRWAASGRISSIRTPGGHRRFRESEVRALLLGEPSESTP; from the coding sequence GTGAAGGTGGAACGAGCAAGCGAACGCCTGTTGACCCCCGGGGAAGTGGCCTCACTCTTCCGGGTTGATCCCAAGACCGTCACGCGCTGGGCCGCCTCCGGGCGGATCAGCAGCATCCGGACCCCGGGAGGGCACCGCCGCTTCCGCGAGTCGGAGGTGCGCGCCCTCCTGCTCGGGGAGCCGAGCGAGAGCACGCCCTGA
- a CDS encoding ParB/RepB/Spo0J family partition protein, with product MGSAVEPILVHRRTMRVIDGVHRIRAARMRGKTEIRARFFDGSDEDAFVLAVQLNVGHGLPLTLSERRTSAQRIILSHPHWSDRAIARRAGLNAKTVARLRREAGEGGSVAESRVGMDGRARPLSSVEGRRSAAAILAENPEISLREVSRKSGLSVGTVRDVRKRVDQGQDPIPERFRRNGGERVPVSVAVREPDRRPRVTESTAVGETAAAVRKLARDPSLRATEAGRTLLRMLTITEVGRAQWEEIIRTIPEHWLPLVRAIVLQRSQELRELAYMVPGEDSDPD from the coding sequence ATGGGGAGCGCCGTCGAACCCATCCTCGTCCACCGCCGCACCATGCGCGTGATCGACGGGGTGCACAGGATCCGCGCCGCGCGGATGAGGGGGAAGACCGAGATCAGGGCCCGTTTCTTCGACGGCAGCGACGAGGACGCCTTCGTCCTCGCGGTGCAGCTCAACGTGGGGCACGGGCTTCCGCTGACCCTGAGCGAGCGCAGGACCTCCGCCCAGCGCATCATCCTGTCCCATCCGCACTGGTCCGACCGGGCCATCGCGAGGAGGGCCGGGCTGAACGCCAAGACGGTGGCCAGGCTCCGTCGGGAGGCGGGAGAGGGGGGCTCCGTCGCGGAGAGCAGGGTGGGCATGGACGGAAGGGCCAGACCGCTCAGCAGCGTCGAGGGCCGGCGCAGCGCCGCGGCCATCCTCGCCGAGAACCCCGAGATCTCGCTGCGTGAGGTGTCCAGGAAGAGCGGGCTGTCGGTGGGCACGGTCCGGGACGTCCGCAAGCGCGTCGACCAGGGCCAGGACCCCATTCCGGAGCGCTTCCGCCGCAACGGCGGGGAGCGCGTCCCCGTGTCGGTCGCGGTCCGGGAACCGGACCGCAGGCCCCGGGTCACCGAGTCCACGGCGGTGGGCGAGACCGCGGCGGCGGTCCGCAAGCTCGCCCGGGACCCCTCCCTGCGCGCCACCGAAGCCGGTCGGACCCTGCTGCGCATGCTGACGATCACCGAGGTCGGACGCGCGCAGTGGGAGGAGATCATCAGGACGATCCCCGAGCACTGGCTGCCCCTCGTCCGCGCCATCGTCCTCCAGCGCTCCCAGGAGCTGCGGGAACTCGCCTACATGGTGCCCGGCGAGGACTCCGACCCGGACTGA
- a CDS encoding DUF4229 domain-containing protein, with protein sequence MRSLLTYTAARLGLFAAAFGVVYLFGARAWIALILAWLVSGLASYVLLSGMRDKVSASAVERMERRKANSLSARLADASAREDDFQEAPDQEAAPAGADARAEEAGAEAKPGEDAPTAARES encoded by the coding sequence ATGCGTAGCTTGCTGACCTATACCGCCGCCCGCCTGGGGCTGTTCGCGGCGGCCTTCGGAGTGGTCTACCTTTTCGGCGCCCGTGCGTGGATCGCCCTCATCCTGGCCTGGCTGGTCAGCGGACTGGCCTCCTACGTCCTGTTGTCCGGGATGCGCGACAAGGTCTCCGCGAGCGCGGTGGAGCGGATGGAGCGCCGCAAGGCGAACAGCCTGTCCGCGCGCCTGGCGGACGCCTCCGCCCGCGAGGACGACTTCCAGGAGGCACCGGATCAGGAGGCGGCCCCTGCCGGGGCCGACGCCCGTGCCGAGGAGGCCGGGGCCGAGGCGAAGCCGGGCGAGGACGCGCCGACCGCCGCCAGGGAGTCCTGA
- a CDS encoding MFS transporter, with product MRSVGGLVAAQALCYTATRLAMIAIPWFVLEATGSPASMGAVAFFEIGSYTLARLLGGPLLDRMGQRAVSVRADLVAAAAVACVPLLHTAGLLSFPVLLALVTVIGLATGPAEAAKVSMAPAVAERTGTRLERVTGLTGTVDRLSTTVGPVAAGGLVSLLGALPALYTNAALLAAAAVVLAATQPGERPRPGGDPEADAGYPTRLRTGWRAVWGDATLRVLVVVLAVTNMIDMSVASVLLPVWVDDNGMGPAVVGLLGGVMGAASVVGSLAATAVGHLLPRRAVFFAGLVLAGPPRLVVLALDVPLWAVLAVWGLCGLAGGVLNPILGAVLFERLPRRAVGRGTATIGALTRMAAPLGAPVAGAAAGLLGAAPVLLACAALYLAAVLPPLVGRAAEGIDRHGTEARRSAGGAGGADAGTGTG from the coding sequence GTGAGGAGCGTCGGCGGGCTGGTCGCCGCCCAGGCCCTGTGCTACACCGCCACGCGGCTGGCGATGATCGCCATCCCCTGGTTCGTCCTGGAGGCCACCGGCAGCCCGGCGTCCATGGGGGCGGTGGCCTTCTTCGAGATCGGCTCCTACACCCTGGCCCGACTGCTGGGCGGCCCGCTGCTGGACCGGATGGGTCAGCGTGCCGTGAGCGTGCGCGCCGACCTCGTCGCCGCGGCGGCGGTGGCCTGCGTCCCGCTGCTGCACACGGCCGGGCTGCTGTCCTTCCCCGTGCTCCTGGCGCTGGTGACCGTGATCGGCCTGGCCACCGGCCCCGCCGAGGCCGCCAAGGTCTCCATGGCCCCGGCCGTCGCCGAACGCACGGGGACGCGCCTCGAACGGGTCACCGGACTCACCGGAACCGTGGACCGGCTGTCCACGACCGTCGGACCGGTGGCCGCGGGCGGACTGGTGTCCCTGCTCGGCGCGCTCCCCGCCCTGTACACGAACGCCGCGCTGCTCGCCGCGGCGGCGGTGGTACTGGCCGCCACCCAGCCCGGGGAGCGCCCCCGCCCGGGCGGGGACCCCGAGGCGGACGCGGGCTACCCGACCAGGCTGCGCACCGGCTGGCGGGCGGTCTGGGGCGACGCCACCCTGCGCGTTTTGGTGGTCGTGCTCGCGGTCACCAACATGATCGACATGTCCGTGGCCTCGGTACTGCTGCCGGTGTGGGTGGACGACAACGGCATGGGTCCCGCGGTGGTCGGCCTCCTGGGCGGCGTGATGGGCGCGGCCTCGGTGGTGGGCTCGCTCGCGGCCACGGCGGTCGGGCACCTGCTGCCCCGGAGGGCGGTGTTCTTCGCGGGGCTGGTGCTGGCCGGGCCGCCCCGGCTGGTCGTGCTGGCGCTGGACGTGCCGCTGTGGGCGGTCCTGGCGGTGTGGGGCCTGTGCGGGCTCGCGGGCGGGGTACTCAACCCGATCCTGGGCGCGGTGCTGTTCGAGCGCCTGCCCCGCCGAGCCGTGGGGCGGGGCACGGCGACGATCGGCGCGCTGACCCGGATGGCGGCGCCGTTGGGCGCGCCCGTCGCGGGCGCGGCGGCCGGACTGCTCGGAGCGGCGCCGGTGCTACTGGCGTGCGCGGCCCTCTACCTGGCCGCGGTCCTGCCGCCGCTCGTGGGCCGCGCGGCCGAGGGCATCGACAGGCACGGGACGGAGGCGCGCCGGTCAGCGGGCGGGGCGGGCGGGGCGGACGCGGGCACGGGCACAGGGTAG
- a CDS encoding PLD nuclease N-terminal domain-containing protein gives MVWLGGLITLVSIVLWVYAFFDALTTPSSEVRTLPKVLWVFVIVLFVPVGAILWLLLGRPRQAASARGSAPSPTQATASADDLDPSDFTKPSGSPHPLGPDDDPEFLRRLNRRIDPED, from the coding sequence ATGGTGTGGCTTGGTGGCCTGATCACGCTCGTATCGATCGTTCTGTGGGTGTACGCGTTCTTCGACGCGCTCACCACCCCTTCCTCTGAGGTGCGCACTCTGCCGAAGGTGCTGTGGGTGTTCGTCATCGTGCTGTTCGTGCCCGTCGGCGCCATCCTGTGGCTCCTCCTCGGCCGCCCGCGCCAGGCGGCCTCAGCCCGCGGGAGCGCGCCCTCCCCGACACAGGCCACGGCCTCGGCCGACGACCTCGACCCGTCCGACTTCACCAAGCCCTCGGGCAGCCCGCACCCGCTCGGACCGGACGACGACCCCGAGTTCCTGCGACGACTCAACCGGCGGATCGATCCGGAGGACTGA
- a CDS encoding VOC family protein, which yields MLTHPRLSVLYTSDQQRTLDFLTEALGFRLEVDTVHQGGQRWVEVHLPGSQTSVALAQVDSGLLEEVRSRVGRMAQGWFNCDDLDAVCENLRGQGVEILTEPQDTAWRKGNRWAQISGWDGNVYGLIEGGR from the coding sequence ATGCTCACCCACCCCCGGCTCTCCGTGCTCTACACCAGCGACCAGCAGAGGACCCTGGACTTCCTGACGGAGGCGCTCGGTTTCCGGCTGGAGGTCGACACCGTCCACCAGGGCGGCCAGCGCTGGGTGGAGGTGCACCTTCCGGGGTCGCAGACCAGCGTGGCGCTCGCCCAGGTCGACTCCGGGCTTCTGGAGGAGGTGCGGTCGCGGGTCGGCCGCATGGCCCAGGGGTGGTTCAACTGCGACGACCTCGACGCCGTGTGCGAGAACCTGCGCGGACAGGGGGTCGAAATTCTGACGGAGCCTCAGGACACCGCGTGGAGAAAGGGGAACCGGTGGGCCCAGATCTCCGGTTGGGACGGCAACGTCTACGGCCTCATCGAAGGCGGAAGGTGA